One Triticum dicoccoides isolate Atlit2015 ecotype Zavitan chromosome 5B, WEW_v2.0, whole genome shotgun sequence genomic window carries:
- the LOC119306158 gene encoding B-box zinc finger protein 32-like translates to MCTTARARCELCGAGADVRCEADAAFLCAACDAEVHGANFLAFRHRRTRVSPPGPADALSRTSTAESAAPPAKGQKPLARGDAVLEGWARRMGLEAVAARRHAAAAGRALRAQVAAGPPRVPLRVAMAAVLWWEVAAHGGVDEPGVALRRLEACAHVPARLLMAVESCMVRGRGKKRTAAEGWGECSPPHTRDKTRHHLLQDMA, encoded by the coding sequence ATGTGTACCACCGCGAGGGCGCGCTGCGAGCTGTGCGGCGCGGGAGCGGACGTGCGCTGCGAGGCCGACGCGGCGTTCCTCTGCGCGGCGTGCGACGCGGAGGTGCACGGCGCCAACTTCCTCGCGTTCCGCCACCGCCGCACGCGCGTCTCGCCGCCCGGCCCCGCGGACGCCCTGTCCCGGACGTCCACGGCCGAGTCCGCGGCGCCGCCGGCCAAGGGCCAGAAGCCACTTGCGCGGGGCGACGCGGTGCTCGAGGGCTGGGCCAGGCGGATGGGCCTCGAGGCGGTGGCGGCGCGTCGGCATGCCGCGGCGGCCGGCCGCGCGCTCCGGGCCCAGGTCGCCGCGGGGCCGCCACGCGTGCCGCTGCGCGTCGCGATGGCGGCCGTGCTGTGGTGGGAGGTGGCAGCTCACGGTGGCGTCGACGAGCCCGGCGTCGCGCTCCGGCGCCTGGAGGCCTGCGCGCACGTGCCGGCGAGGCTGCTCATGGCGGTGGAGTCGTGCATGGTGCGCGGCCGCGGCAAGAAGCGGACGGCCGCGGAGGGCTGGGGCGAGTGCTCACCACCCCACACAAGAGACAAGACAAGAcaccatcttctccaagacatggCATGA